CATATCTGCAAAGCAGTATACATATACTAGTGCAGAGCAGAGTATGTGCCCATCTGCAGAGTACAACTCCATGGACGTGAAGGGATCCCAGCCATAGGATTTTCTCATGTCAGTCACTAGATTTGGTCACCAAAGAGAGGGGCTGTGACTGCATCAGGGGTAACTGGAAGATGCCCGGTGGAGACAATACAGAGGATGTGAGCGGGATGGGCCGAGAGAGCAGCGGCGATCCGACAGAGGATGGCAGGTGCCCAGACAGACTGGAGGACGGAGGAGACTTGGAGGCCAGGAAGGCTGCAGAGTGGCTGAGAGATAACTGCACTCTTGCTTCTGGTTTGGTGGTGAGGGACAGCGGCTGAGCTTGCTCAGAGTGTGTCGCAGCGGGGGCTGCCGGAGAGGCGAGAGCGGCCGAGGGTGTGGCTGGCGAGTCCAACATGCTGCCGTGGGAGGAGGCCGGGCTGTCGCAGCTCTTCTCTGCAGGGAGATGCTGAACGCACACCTTCTTGGGTCTGGAAACTGCAGTTGAAAAAGAAGACCACTTAGCAATGTGCAAGCTGGGGTGGGAATTGAGGACTACATGCTACATATAAGCATCCGTGCATCTGCCCAACAGAATGTACtaagaaaattatattttttaatacacACACAAAGGAAAACCAGTTATAATTGTTTGTATCTACAGGTATCCGGGCAGTACACAGAcgaccaaacacagcagggttCTCAACCTCTATGTATAAACTGGTTGGTTAGGTTTATGGCGACTACTCCTGTATAGGACTGCGGTCCACAATGACTGGATGCAGCTACACGGCTCTGACAGCCCTCATATTACCCCTCACAAGCAGTTAACAATAAAGAGCTGAGAGTAATGGAAAGGtcttctcttaggctactttcacactagcgttttagttttccggtattgagttcagtcataggggctcaataccggataaaaaacgcttcagttttgtccccattcattgtcaatggggacaaaactgaactgaacggagcgctccaaaatgcattgcgTTCTCCTACCAGAgcgcaaaccgcagcatgttttattttgcattctgtcctggaatgcggagcaaaacggatcctgcatgacccccaatgcaagtcaatggggacgaatcggTTTTCTCTGCCATAatataaaactgatccgtcccccattgactttcaatagaattcatggcggatccgtcttggctatgttaaaagataatacaaccggatccgttcataacagatgcagatggttgtattatcagtaacggaagcgtttttgctgatccctgccggatccagtaaaaaacgctagtgtgaaagtagcctaataggacctgtcacctcggactacttgcattccccatgcaataagccattctggagcatctatcccTACGTCTATATTgcgtcattcctttattattccaactagaagtttatgaatgaattacagTAAAGGTTCAGATGGGTattacacagtctgacactatccaattagTTCTACCAGTTTTggattgtgcagggacaccccctccTAACTGGTAATATCCAGCTGGACCTTTACTCAAGACCGATAGTAattaattcataaacttctagcaggaataatagaggaatggcacatcataggtCATAAGAATAgctgctccagaatggttattacatggggagtgcaagtagttactaaaacagacatggtcgggagaggggacgggtcctcttAAAAGTGAACGGCCAGCCTTGAAtacagtttgtaaaaaaaaattaaatcctgGAGATTAATTTCTTCCAAGGGTTGGACACCTTCtatgaactttaaaaaaaaataaaaaaaatcttattaataTATCAGGGACCCGCCAACAGTCCCCCGCAGCACAGCGCCAGCCCCTTGCGTAGTACATCAGGCAAAGATGTGCCTGGAGATCCTGCCGCTGgaggtgcgcatgcgcaggacaGGTGGGAGCTTACTGCTATGCATAGAACAATAATGGAGGGCAAAAGCGGTCAATCAGGGGTTAGAGGGTGGGGTTATTAGTCACGAATACCTTGGGCTCTCATATCAGAAAAAGTGAGCGGCAGCCGCtataaggctacgtctacacgacgacgcgcgacagggcacaactacactgcaacatttgtagcgcaacattttgttgcactaatgtcgcgtgacaacttttataatggcagtctatggtgtcgcactgcaacatgctgcgactgcaacgcaacagtcacagcatgttgcagtgcgacaccatagactgccattataaaagttgtcacgcgacattagtgcaacaaaatgtcgcgcgacaaatgtcgttgtgtagacgtagcctaagggtccattcacacgtccgttgtttctttcctgatctgttccgtttttggcggaacagatctggacccattcattttcaatgggtcctggaaaaaaaaaaaaaaaaaaaaaaatcagacattgtgctgtccgatttttttcaggacccattgaaaatgaatgggtccagatctggtccagatctgttccgcaaaaaacggaacagatcaggaaagaaacaacggacgtgtgaatggacccttaaggtgtaTTAAGAAATTAACCTGCGCAGAGTTTTGGACCTTTAACAACatgatggtggaaggtggagattTACTTTACAGTAATGGAGGTGCAAGTAATTTCCCCACCATTTGAGCCATCCCATGTCCCCCACTGCTTCATAGAGCCCCGAACGTGTACTGACAAACGACATCCCATGGGGTCATCATGCTGCACTGGGTAGAAGTGCTTGGAGTAGAGCCCATACCTTCTGCTTCCTGGGACTGCTTCTCTCTCTTCCGCTTCTTTCTCTTACCCTGGAACATGACATCCTTTTTATTAGTGAATACCGCTCATATATACAGCTCTTCATCATGATTAAAATGCACACTAATATACACAATGCATCAGTGTAACATCAAAAGGAGAAGAAATACACTCTACATATCCAATCAGTCTTGCTAGTAGCCCCATACTTACATAGTTGTCTCTTGCAGACCACGTCGGGTAGAGCTGGGAGTGCAGTTGCCGCTCTTTCCTGGCTAGCTCATAGTACTTGGCCTGTTCTTCCCTCGATAAAGAGTGCCACTGTGGAGAAAGGACAGTCAGGCTTTGCCCACCATGACGCAGACATCCATATTTACCAACCACAAGAAGCAAGCACCTACCCGACGACCTAGGATCTGATTGATGGCTGCGCTCTCCTTCAGTGTGCACTCTGCTACAACCTTGGCTCTCATCTCTTTCATGTACAGCATGAAGGCATTCAACGGCTTTTTAACATGTGGCTTCTTCTCTTCTTCTTTCTTAACTTGCATGCCTTGTTTCCTAAAAGGACAGGagggtaaaataaaaatacactaaaTGATCCATCACTATAAATATGGACTTCCAGCAAATGCTTAAAATTCTACATCAATAGTCGCTTCATCTCATCTATGAGTTACAGTGAAGAGCGGCTACAAAGTCTCTTCCCCTGGAGGACACGGCACGTCCTTGTATTTCAAGGAAAGCCAACTGATTGCAATTAGCACTGTGTAATGTTATAcatcccctgtggtggcgctgcagggaaaccgCTTCCTGCACATCATAACTGATCAAGAGGGAACCAGCAAGTGGCACACTATTCATCTTATCGCTGGGGGACCCCTTTTCACAAAGGGGGATTGTACAAAGCAGATAAAGTTAAAGagcctgtcagcatgatcaaccccattaaaccagggaaattgcctggtagggttgatcacgcCAATTAAAAACAATACCTTATTTATCTTTGCAGGTTGCAGCggttggagcaccaaggggcagGCTGTAGAGCATTGAGCACCGCTGCAGCTATGCCCCTAGTGCtcattatattcctccctcctcTTTGATAGACAGGGCTAATTGCCCtgtctaaagctggccatacaaatAGTACTTTTTTGTCGGCCAAACCTGCCGAGAATGGTGGGTTCAGCTGACACACTAATTGTGTGGGGAGATTCTGACTATCCCCCGAAATACCGGTATGTCTGGAGAGAAGacccactccatacaaaataAACAGTGGACCACCAATGATTACTAGCAAGTTATTGCGCAGGTACTATTAGAAAAGACCAGTAATCAAAAAGGAGGGGGGATATAATGAGCACTAGGGGCGTAGCTGTAGCAGTGCTCGAAGATCTACAGCCTGCACCTTGGTGCTCCAACTGCCcgatttgcataaagataaaaatCCTCAATGGTACACCCTACAAAGATAAAGatatcgttttaatcagcatgatcaaccctaccagacaatATGCCTGGTTTCATAGGGTTGCTCatgctgacagtttttttttaaaattcataatctACCAAAACTCCAATGACTACAGGTTACAATATACAAATATGGCTTCCAACCACATGGGACCAGAGTGGCAAGTGATAGGCTCCCGAGCACGGGCTATTCCCTCATAGTGGAAAAGCTTAAGGGACTTACATGTTGAGGTTGGGACTGTGGTGTCCAGAGGATGGCTCCTGCTTTACAACTGGCGAGACAATGGCAGGGTGAGGGATCCCTGAGGTATGCAAGCTGTGGTGAGGAGGAGGCACCATATGTGGAGAAAAGCGGCTGGAAACCAAACTggaggacaaaaagaaaaaaaagattctaATTATAAAAAGAACCGAAGAGTGAGGTTTGTATGAATAAGAGATAGAACAGGAGAGTACAATACCTGGACATTGAGGCGTTCATGGCGAGCGCGGGATATGGGTGCCGGAATCCGCCAGGAGGGATGGAATACATATGTTGGCCCTGTCTGAAACAAATGACTACCATAAAATCATCCATACCACAGAAACACAGTACAAGGCCGCACAACACCAAAGATGGCCATATGGACTCCCTCCCGATTCCTCCATACACATAcggagagagaggagaaagcgGCTGCCAGACGGCTGCTTATCTCCTGCGAGAGTCATTTCACCGATCCTTCTTCCCATATACATAATCTGTGGTGGGAGAGTCGGGGGCGCCCCATACACAGACTATAGGCCAAACCCGCCGTTCCATGTTGGTTCGGCCAAAGATACACTAAGGGCCTTAATACGTTACAGATAAAACACTTACTGTGGAACCAGCCAGCCCAAGGGGTGAGGAATCTGTCCTACAGCTCCGGGGGACAGCGGGTAGTATGGAGAAAGCTCTGATGGATGAGGTGGGCGTGGGATGCCTACAAACAAGACAGTTTAGTGGATTATACAaaacacccccccaaaaaaattaaaaatttaaaaaataaaaagcacaaaATATCAATACAGTAATGTAGCCCAGTCTTACCGGTCTTTGGGTCTATTTCAGGTGACAAATGTCCAGGAGGCGTCACCGGCGAGAAGCGGTCGTTGCTGTAGGTGATGAGGGGCGTTAGAGGGTGCATGTGATGAGGGTGCTGGACAACTGGCACCTTGTTGGACTAAAAGGGAGAGAAGAATAAATAAATTTGCTAAGTTTGCAAacaggcactccagctgttgagaaactacaactcccagcatgcatacttgctatgCTTTTCTAAGAACTcagatataaatgaatggagcatgctgggaattgtagtttcacaacagctggcgtgccgaaggttgctgatccctgttctacacAGTCAACTCTAGAAACCTCACGTAAGCAAAGACCTCATCAGTGCATGACTATTTGGATGTGAACGAAAGCAATCTACCCATGTCCACAGACACAACGGAGGGGTTAATGGAGCCATCACCCATCTTTCAAGGTGAAGAGTGGAATCTACTCCATCTGCAGGACCTTTCCCCCCCCTTCCGGGAGCCCCATTATGGTTTACTTAGTATTTGGGAGGCAGACTGAGCAAGTCGGGCCTCACCCTTAAACCATTCTCCTTCCCCCTCTCCTACATTAAGTAGCAGCTCAGCTTTTTGCTGAAAGACTTAATGCTTAAAGAATAGACAGGAATCCAGGTGCTAATACAGGTATACAAAGGAGGAACAAAAGAGGACTCGTGTGTGACGAGAAACacattttacacacacagatgCAAGCATGAGCGAGCGTGTAAAGCTATGCAAGCATGCGTGTGTATGTGCATGGTTTGCAGCAAGACTGAGCACGACTGTATGTCTACGCCGTCAGTGTACATACTGGGCCTCAATTATACATCATCTTGCCACTTGCTTCACCATAATCCATCATTCTCTGACAACTGATTTATATCCAGCACTGTGGTGTAGCTTCCTATAATTAAAATACTTTCCTCATCTGCATTAGGAATGCAATCTATATAAAGAACTGCCTACACAACCATGGCTGAAAGTGTCCGACTTGTAGTGAAGGAGGCCACCGATCTGGAAAAATCTGGGGAGGGTCTGCATTGAAGGCCTCTTACATGGGCAGGTTAAGGCCTCTTACATGGGCAGGTTAAGGCCTCTTACATGGGCAGGTTAAGGCCTCTTACATGGGCAGGTTAAGGCCTCTTACATGGGCAGGTTAAGGCCTCTTACATGGGCAGGTTAAGGCCTCTTACATGGGCAGGTTAAGGCCTCTTACATGGGCAGGTTAAGGCCTCTTACATGGGCAGGTTAAGGCCTCTTACATGGGCAGGTTAAGGCCTCTTACATGGGCAGGTTAAGGCCTCTTACATGGGCAGGTTAAGGCCTCTTACATGGGCAGGTTAAGGCCTCTTACATGGGCAGGTTAAGGCCTCTTACATGGGCAGGTTAAGGCCTCTTACATGGGCAGGTTAAGGCCTCTTACATGGGCAGGTTAAGGCCTCTTACATGGGCAGGTTAAGGCCTCTTACATGGGCAGGTTAAGGCCTCTTACATGGGCAGGTTAAGGCCTCTTACATGGGCAGGTTAAGGCCTCTTACATGGGCAGGTTAAGGCCTCTTACATGGGCAGGTTAAGGCCTCTTACATGGGCAGGTTAAGGCCTCTTACATGGGCAGGTTAAGGCCTCTTACATGGGCAGGTTAAGGCCTCTTACATGGGCAGGTTAAGGCCTCTTACATGGGCAGGTTAAGGCCTCTTACATGGGCAGGTTAAGGCCTCTTACATGGGCAGGTTAAGGCCTCTTACATGGGCAGGTTAAGGCCTCTTACATGGGCAGGTTAAGGCCTCTTACATGGGCAGGTTAAGGCCTCTTACATGGGCAGGTTAAGGCCTCTTACATGGGCAGGTTAAGGCCTCTTACATGGGCAGGTTAAGGCCTCTTACATGGGCAGGTTAAGGCCTCTTACATGGGCAGGTTAAGGCCTCTTACATGGGCAGGTTAAGGCCTCTTACATGGGCAGGTTAAGGCCTCTTACATGGGCAGGTTAAGGCCTCTTACATGGGCAGGTTAAGGCCTCTTACATGGGCAGGTTAAGGCCTCTTACATGGGCAGGTTAAGGCCTCTTACATGGGCAGGTTAAGGCCTCTTACATGGGCAGGTTAAGGCCTCTTACATGGGCAGGTTAAGGCCTCTTACATGGGCAGGTTAAGGCCTCTTACATGGGCAGGTGATTGGGATTGAAAATTCGGCCCCCCAGCCTGTCGATCACCCGTCAAATGAGGTAATGCCAATTTGTTGGCCGATctggtgtttaatactgatgacctcagGTCTGACTCCAGTTTGAAGAGACTGCGGCCTccttgcagctcaccaagcacagcgcagtacattgtatagtggctatgctctGTGTTACAGCTCAGCCCGATTCACCTGAATAGGaccgagctgcacctaggccatatgacgatgaacgtgacgttacaggcgtaggaagaggctgcagcagttACCGGGAGTAAGACTTCCACCAATCCTGtaacgatgacctatcctgaggataggtcagcaaaaaaaaaaaaaaaaccccacagaCAACCTCTTAATGCAGCCACAAAAAGCATCATTTGTCAGTAGTACATCTCCCCAtgtaaacagggatgtgctgccaacaactGCAAACTGTACAGGGGGATGAACAATCACATGAACGATTATTCATTCTCCATGCAAAGGTTCCTTAGATGAGCACTAATCAATTTGTTACGTCCTCACATCTTCAGCCGGTGTGAAAGGACCCTCAGGctaggttcagacctgagcgttttacagtgcgttcctacgcgctgtaaaacgcacaacaggcaagaaccaatgattccctatgggaagggtgcTCATCTGAGCtatttacagcgcgtacgatcgcgctgtaaaacgcccgacgccccaagaagtacatgagcttctttggggcgtcttgttgcacgttcccatacatagactttcgggaacgagcgacaatgggcgttcgcttgtctctgtatgcgcgattgcaaacgccggtacaatcgcgcatacagagcgctcctttcagaacgctcaggtgtgaacccagcttcAGGCTCTGCTAGTCTGTCCATGAGCATAGCGTGTTCGGACTCAAACTTTCGAGAGCTGAAAACAGAGGACCCCATCTCTTTAATGAGAGCTGAGCAGAGTCTATCAAAGCTTAGAGATAGGTGGTGGCTCCGGGACGTGTCAGAAGTTCTGAAGTGCTATGACAGGTCACTTTTTTTGCCACTGGAGCAAATTCAGACAGATCAAATTGGCAAAGTTTAATTTCGAACCACCATTGATGTCCAGAAGGGATTTATAGAAGGCCGAGACCACTGCTCAGAAATCTATTATGGCCCTTTGCTGGTGGACAACGCAACAGTCAGGAATGAACTGTTCATTCCTGATTGCTGGGCCTCAGCAGAGCTGTATTCACATGCAACCATCATCCCCTCTATAGGAGGATGAACTATAGCCTCTGCGAACTTCCATCTCTATGCAGATTCACTGTGCACGCAGCACCCCTCTTTATACAGACCAAGGTGCTGCCTACGGGTGAGGATTCTAGGTCCTTCATGAAGGATGGTGGGGAAAACATTGGGAAAGAACATTCATATGGACGTTTGTTCTCGATCATTGCGCAGACCCTTGGCCAAAGCAAAAGTTCCTGTACTGGTCAGATGACATCTGAATGGGTCCAAGAGTTGAAAGTGATGTCCGATGTCCAGAAATAAAATCTTGACCAGTGTGAAAGCGGTCTCAGCCCTCCATTGTGGAAATGCGGGGTGGTCAGATATCGGATTTcacataatattaaaaaaaaaaaaaaaaaaaagaagtgtatGTATATACTCTTGTGGGGGAAGGGACTAGACTTTATACCCTAGTAACACTGTCCGATCATCATACATCGGTCAGCCATGGTCAGAACTGGCTACCTCATCTGATCAACAGGTCCATGCAGGAGGAAGATGTCTGGAAGGTTTATAAAGAACACTTGACCGCCTGGAATCTGTCTACAAGATGAACTGAACTGATCTTTTACCCTCACATGACTTGAGGGATTGGACCAGTATGGGTCAGCACTTCCAGGGACCAATATCCCTGCCAAGGTATATGGAAGTAGTGAGGCCTTTTTGCTCAGCGGTACCACTATACAAGGATATTTCGAAAGATCAACCAGACTTGTCCCAATTACATATGGAAGTAAGTCCTtctgcacatgaccatattttggtTAAGTGTCCGATCTACATTTATTGTGGATTGCACGCAgacccagtcatttctatggggccacaaaaaatgcggatagcacacagatgCCATTCGTTTGGCTGTTTGACAGGTTCTAGAACATGTTTcatggacaagaacaggcagttcTATTAGGAAAATGCGGCATGCACAAggccggtatccatattttgcagatccgcagtttgcaTACATGCACGAGACCTTAACAATAGGAGCCTAACAAATCATCCTATACTCAATATTATGTAATTAAAGAGCActtgtctcctctcctgacatgtccgctttagtaactacttacatccccctgtaaaaataaaaatatagattctggagaatctattcttatgaccaTGTTGTGCCTTTCCGTTATAAAACCTACTAGACGTTTATGAAGGAATTAATAGAAGCCTGTAAtgaggtccagctgggtgttaccagtcagGGTTGTGACACCacccctcaactggtaacacccagctggaccttcatttaGAAAatgctagtaggaataataaaggaattgtgCAACATGGCGTTgtaatagatgcttcagaattgttattacaggaGGGATACAAGGAGTTGCtgtaacagacatgtcaggagaggggactggTCCTCTATAAACGGTTGGAAATACTCACCATATGTGCAGGTGATGGCGACCTGGCATCCTTCAAGCCGGCAGTACTGGGGGCATCTAAGAGAGGCCATTTCATCTGCAAatactgcaagaaaaaaaaaaaaaaaggttactttaaaaaaaaggtaCGCGGACAAGTGGGCACTGCATGTGATAGTACAGCCAAAGGGCACTCATTGTATTGCTGGACTTTTCTATTGAATGACTGGTGTAATTGTTCCCCAAGCCTTATAGATGGCGCCATTTCAACTGGCAATTGTTCCCCTGGCCTTCTAGATGGCGCCATTttaactggcaaaaaaaaaaaaaaaaaaagttgccagaGGTACCAAGTCTGCATGGCAGGAGCAGTAAATGCAGACATACTTGCATACAACATACATGTACACTCAAGGACACACGCAGGAGCTTGTACGTCACAGCACACAAAAGTCCGAGAATGCAGTGTGCATGAAATCAGATGGATAAGGCGGCACAGTATGGGCCTGCAGACTGTTATTGGCGCAATATCACATCCAATTACGCCTACGCCCTTAATCACAAACACATGTAatgtcttaaaaaaaataaaaaaaatcacaataaaagcattggTTTTGGGTAGGATCATGGAAATGATCACGACGCCTGGGAATAACTAGTTTTGTAGCACATTTTAATCAAACGCGGGGTCTAAAAGGGCAATGACCTCTCCCAGGAGCAAGTCATCCTAAATTTATTATCAGACCGCAAGTTCTTCATGTTCACACAGCCCTGACTTTACAACAGACTAGGCGAGCGCCCACGTTCTGCACAAAAGTTTTATAAAGTTTTTACAGAGGGGAAacaaaaagcccccccccccccccccaagacaaaaataaataaataaaaaatgtattaataatgtcataagaaaaaataaaataaaatatatgaggTAGTGATAGAGTCCATTTGTCAAATTAGCTGCTTGTAAAGCACAGTCTATGGAGGAAATCTGACCCATCCTCCTCCCACAGATGCTCCGGAGCTGGGGAGGATTTAGGGATTGGTgcaggacaggggggggggggggggggggtagcaggAAACTGCCTGCATGGGCAGATATAAATCCTGGAGGATCCCGGGAATGTTTACATGGGAGAAAGAAAAGTGGGGCAGTAAAACCAACAGAAAGCAAGACAAGGTCCAGCTGTGAGATTCCACTTCATACTAAGTGACTGGAGACCTTGTTCTCctcacagcagccaccacagcacAGCCGCCTTCCAGCGCAAGCTGCTCAAGATTATTAACCTTTCCATGCTTGTGAGGAGAGCAAGAAAAGGGCCCATGcctagcaaaaaaattaaaaccaggaGCTCAT
The Bufo gargarizans isolate SCDJY-AF-19 chromosome 2, ASM1485885v1, whole genome shotgun sequence genome window above contains:
- the TCF7L1 gene encoding transcription factor 7-like 1 isoform X3 codes for the protein MPQLNSGGGDELGANDELIRFKDEGEQEEKSPGEGSAEGDLADVKSSLVNESENHSSDSDSEVERRPPPRESFEKPRDYLSEAFRRQHQDAAFFKSSPYAGYPFLMIPDLGGHYLPNGALSPSARTYLQMKWPLLDAPSTAGLKDARSPSPAHMSNKVPVVQHPHHMHPLTPLITYSNDRFSPVTPPGHLSPEIDPKTGIPRPPHPSELSPYYPLSPGAVGQIPHPLGWLVPQQGQHMYSIPPGGFRHPYPALAMNASMSSLVSSRFSPHMVPPPHHSLHTSGIPHPAIVSPVVKQEPSSGHHSPNLNMKQGMQVKKEEEKKPHVKKPLNAFMLYMKEMRAKVVAECTLKESAAINQILGRRWHSLSREEQAKYYELARKERQLHSQLYPTWSARDNYGKRKKRKREKQSQEAEVSRPKKVCVQHLPAEKSCDSPASSHGSMLDSPATPSAALASPAAPAATHSEQAQPLSLTTKPEARVQLSLSHSAAFLASKSPPSSSLSGHLPSSVGSPLLSRPIPLTSSVLSPPGIFQLPLMQSQPLSLVTKSSD
- the TCF7L1 gene encoding transcription factor 7-like 1 isoform X1, with the protein product MPQLNSGGGDELGANDELIRFKDEGEQEEKSPGEGSAEGDLADVKSSLVNESENHSSDSDSEVERRPPPRESFEKPRDYLSEAFRRQHQDAAFFKSSPYAGYPFLMIPDLGGHYLPNGALSPSARTYLQMKWPLLDAPSTAGLKDARSPSPAHMSNKVPVVQHPHHMHPLTPLITYSNDRFSPVTPPGHLSPEIDPKTGIPRPPHPSELSPYYPLSPGAVGQIPHPLGWLVPQQGQHMYSIPPGGFRHPYPALAMNASMSSLVSSRFSPHMVPPPHHSLHTSGIPHPAIVSPVVKQEPSSGHHSPNLNMKQGMQVKKEEEKKPHVKKPLNAFMLYMKEMRAKVVAECTLKESAAINQILGRRWHSLSREEQAKYYELARKERQLHSQLYPTWSARDNYGKRKKRKREKQSQEAEGMGSTPSTSTQCSMMTPWDVVCQYTFGAL
- the TCF7L1 gene encoding transcription factor 7-like 1 isoform X2 — encoded protein: MPQLNSGGGDELGANDELIRFKDEGEQEEKSPGEGSAEGDLADVKSSLVNESENHSSDSDSEVERRPPPRESFEKPRDYLSEAFRRQHQDAAFFKSSPYAGYPFLMIPDLGGHYLPNGALSPSARTYLQMKWPLLDAPSTAGLKDARSPSPAHMSNKVPVVQHPHHMHPLTPLITYSNDRFSPVTPPGHLSPEIDPKTGIPRPPHPSELSPYYPLSPGAVGQIPHPLGWLVPQQGQHMYSIPPGGFRHPYPALAMNASMSSLVSSRFSPHMVPPPHHSLHTSGIPHPAIVSPVVKQEPSSGHHSPNLNMKQGMQVKKEEEKKPHVKKPLNAFMLYMKEMRAKVVAECTLKESAAINQILGRRWHSLSREEQAKYYELARKERQLHSQLYPTWSARDNYDVMFQGKRKKRKREKQSQEAEVSRPKKVCVQHLPAEKSCDSPASSHGSMLDSPATPSAALASPAAPAATHSEQAQPLSLTTKPEARVQLSLSHSAAFLASKSPPSSSLSGHLPSSVGSPLLSRPIPLTSSVLSPPGIFQLPLMQSQPLSLVTKSSD